TACTTTTACTTCTATTTCATAGGTCCCGCTCGATACATCTGCACCCTGTGCTATCTCAGTGATAATACCGGTAAATGTTTTGTTGGGATAGGCGTCTATCTCTACTGAAGCCTTTTCCCCTTTCTTTAGCACGGCCCAGTCTTTATCTGATACCCCAAACCTGATCACCCAATCGTTGCCGGCTGTTCCATTGAACTGAAACACGGGTGTACCAGGATTAGCCAGCTCGCCTTCATTCATTAATTTTTTAAGAATAGTACCATTCTCTGTAGCGCGGATCTGCGCGTATTGCTGGTTGAACCGGGCAATGCGTAAACTTTCTTCAGCAACTGATAACTGTGTGTTGGCGTTCTGCACCTGTTCCAGCGTAGCCACCGTATCGTTGTATAAATTCTTTACTCTTGTTACATCGCGTTGTACTTTTTCAACACCCTGCGCCGCCTGTTGTACCTGGGCATTTATCTCAGTAAGATCGAGTGTCGCCAACAGTTGCCCTTTTGTTATATGATCGCCTTCCTTTACATAGATCTTTGAAATAATGCCGCCGATTTTAAACGAGAGCCGGGCTTCGGCTGTAGAAGCCATACTGCCTGAATATTTTAGTACCGGTGCATATTGAGTTGTAGTTACGGGCGACACTTTTACGGCAATGGCTTCATCAATTACATCGGCTGCTTTTGCATTGCTTTTGCAGCTTGTTAATACCACCGCTGCGGAAGCGATCAAGAAGATGGTTAAGGGAAGATATATGCGTTTCATTTTAATTTATTTTATAGTTAGTTGCATCAGTTTGATTGTGAGTTGTCAGTGGTGAGAGGTGAGTGGTGAGTTAGCTCGCGACATTTCGGACTAATAACCGATCTTACGCCGTCTGAAATCCTTTGCCCTCTGCCTACTGCCTTTAAAATTTATAAGAGGCCGTCGCTCTTTCCAACTCAGCTGCACGTGTCAATACGGCCAATTGAGCCAGGGAATAGTTTAGTTCAGCACTGGTTAATTGGGTGCGGGCATCAATCAACTCTATTTGCAGGGCCTGTCCTTCGCGGAATCTTCGCTCTGCAAAGCGGTAGGTTTCTACTGCGCTTTGTACTTCATCATTCAACGCTTCCAGCGTTTGAATGGCCGAGCGGTAATTATTCATCGCCATGCGCACCTGTAAGTTTAGTTGTTGTTGTACATCTTTATACTGGTTGCCGAGCGCATCCAGGTCCAGCTGCGATTGTTGGATCTTGTATTTATTATCGTTGGCTTTAAACAGGTCCCACTTGAATTGCAGTCCGCCTAACTGGTAAAACTGATCGCTGTTGAATTTGAATCCATACCCCTGAAAACCGATATCATAAAAAGCATTGAGTTTAGGCACCAGGTAATTGCGGTTCATCTTCATACTGGTACCCACTACTTTTTGCGCGCTCTGTATTTTGGTAAGCTCTTCGCGATTGGTAGTTACTTCCAGTGCGGCGGGTATGCTGGTATTTGTTCTTTCCAGTAATGTGGTATCGAAAGTAACCGGCGCCTCCAGGTTTTCGTTCAACAGACAATTAAAATACGCGGCGGCATTTAATTGTTGATTGGTAGCAGTAATAAGCGAGGCCTTAACCTGGCTTACTTGCGCCTTTGCGCGCATTACCGATTCTTTGGTGCCTACATTGTTCTGAACAAACTTTTCGCTTACCCGTAAATTTTCACTGGCCAGCTTCAGCGCATTATTATAGATGTCTACCGCTTTGCCTGCCTGCAGGTATTGATAATAGGCTTCTTTTATGTTTTTAACCAACTCACGTTTGTAGATCTCGATATCTACCTGTTGGGTATGAATTAACTCCTGTTTGATGGCTTTGTTATAATAGATGTCAGTGTTCACCAGTGGCAAGGATACTTCCAGGCGAGTGTCGTGAAAGTCGTTTGGCAGGAAGTTGATCTTCTGGTTGGCAACCTGCGGAAACTTGCTGGCGCCGGTTAACTGGTTTAAAGTAGAATACACATTGTTCAGCAGGTCGCCAATGGGAATATCCTGTGTACGGCCACCTGAAGCCAGGGTGTATTGCGAGTTCAAACTGGCCTGTGGATAGAACAGGGTCTTCGCCCTTTTCAGGTCCACTTCGGCTTTTTGCAGGTCGAACGATTTCTGGTGAAGGGCCAGGTTTGTTTCCAGTCCCTTTTTAATATAAGTATCCAGGATGGTGGTTTGCGCCAGGGACGCCTGAGCAAAAAGCATCCCCGCAACCCCGATTACTGCCGGGATTGATAGACTTCTTTTCATAAGTCGATCTGTTTTAAATTATAATGTAAATATTATTAACACTGTAAAGCATTGGAGTAAAAAAAAACCGTTAGGTTTTCTTGCCAGAGGCATCCAATGAATTCAATAGCCAGGTCAAACTTTTATTCATCATTGGCACCATTTGGTCCCGGGGCACCAGCTTCTCGAACCGGTCCCTGATGGCCAGCGATACCATGCCATGCACCATACTCCAGATGGCCATTGATACGGCGTCCACATCCCCTTTTTCTATCAAACCCTTATCCATACACTCCCTAATGGTTTCTTTCAATTTGCCCAGTGCCTGGTCGCCGCTTTTCCATTCACAATTTGCATCGAGCGACTCCAAAGCTTCCATGGGTGCTTTTAAAATAAACATCAGTTCATAAAAGGCAGGATTTTCCAGGCCGAACTGGATGTAGTATTCGCCCATTTTGGCCAGACGAACGACCGGGTTTTTTATTGTCCACAGGTCGGCATTATATTCAGCCATTTTATGAAATCCCTGTTCGTGCAGGTTGAAAAGAATCTCGTTTTTATCTTTAAAGTATAGATAAACCGTTGTGGGACTATATTCTATAAGGTCTGCTATTTTACGGATAGACACATTCTCATACCCCTGCTCCATGAATAATTTCAGGGATGCATCGAGGATCAATTTCCTGATCTCCTGCTTTTGTTTCTCTTTTCTTTCCGTTATACCCATATTACCTTAATTAACGACACAAATATACTTAACACTGTTAAGTTACCAAACAAGTTATCGGCTTTTTTCAAAAATTCTCCAGATCAACCCGTGGGGTGTGGTTTTGGACAGGAAGGCAAAGGGCAGGGATGAAAGCAGTGGGCTCCCGATAGCTATCGGAATTCAGTGGACAGTAGGCAGTGGATTCAGGCTGAGTATGGAGCAATGGACGGAGAAAAATGGCAAACGGCAGGCGGCAAACAAGGAAAGGCAGTGAGAAATTGAGTTCGGCTGAGCCGTGAGCGGTAGACGGCAAAGAGAATGGCAAACGGCAGGCGGTAGACGGCAAACAGGGAATGGCAGTGAGCAATTGGGTTCGGCTTAATCGCGGGCGGTAGACAGAGGTGAATGGGAAACGGTCCTGGCTGAGCCAGGAGCAAACAGCAAACAGGGAAAGACAATGAATCGCCTGCCCACCAGCCGGCCGATTCGGCGATCGAAGACAGCGGTTAAATGGAAGCAAAACTACCCCGTACGTACTCTCAACCTAATTTGTGGGACCTTTTATCATAAGGTATTCTTTAGGTATTCTTAGGGTTATGCTAGGGTTATCCCAGGGTTTAAACCCTAAGATAACCCTAGGATGACCTTAAGATAACCTTAGGATGACCCTGGGATGGAAGGTAGTTGAAAGATGGTTGGTAAACCAGTTGACCAGTTAACAAGTTGACGGATTGACGAAGAAAAATGGGGTAAAGTTTATAAATGGAATTAAAAGAAGCACGAGGTAGAGCGTAGGTGGGGTAGCTTGAAATGTTGACAGGTTGATAATTATCACAAAGTTGTATATCTCCTCTCCGCCAGTTGGCGAAGGCCGGGAGGGGGCCCAGAACCAACTTTCCGTTAAGTTTTCCCAAGCTGATTTCAGCCTCATAAATTACACACATTCAATCAATTATCACATTTTCAAATTTGAACATTTGCACATTAGACTATTCCTTACATTTGCGACATATCATGGATAAATTCATTGTTTCAGCCCGGAAATATCGTCCGCAAACCTTTGACACGGTTGTAGGACAAGCCCATATTACCACCACCCTGCAGAATGCGATCAAGAACCACCACCTGGCGCATGCATTTTTGTTTTGCGGTCCGCGTGGAGTGGGTAAAACCACCTGTGCACGTATTCTGGCTAAAACCATCAACTGTGATAAGCCTTCGGCAGAAGGGGAAGCGTGCAATGAATGTCCATCCTGCAATTCCTTTAATGAAGGCACTTCGCTGAACGTATTTGAACTGGATGCTGCCAGTAACAACTCGGTGGAAGACATCCGGTCGCTGGTAGAAAAAGTGAGATTTGCGCCCGAACCCGGTAAACACAAGGTGTATGTAATTGACGAGGTACACATGTTGAGTTCCTCGGCCTTTAACGCCTTTTTGAAAACGCTGGAAGAACCGCCTTCCTACGCCATCTTCATTTTGGCCACTACCGAAAAGCATAAAATTCTACCTACCATCCTCAGCCGATGCCAGATCTTCGATTTCAAACGCATTACCAACAACGATACGGTAGAACACCTGGAAGGCATTTGTAAAAAAGAAGCCATCAATGCCGAGAAGCCAGCCTTACAGATCATTGCCCGCAAAAGCGAAGGCTGCATGCGCGATGCTCTCAGTATCCTCGATAAAATAGTAAGCTTTACCGCAGGTACCGTTACTTACCAAAATACGCTGGAGCACCTGAACATCCTGGATGCAGACTACTATTTTAAATTAATAGACTGCATGCAGAACCAGGACCTTGCCGGCGCCATGTTATTGTATGACGACATTGACCGCAAGGGTTTTGAAGGCGATATGGTGCTGAACGGGTTTTCTGAATTCATCCGCAACCTGCTGGTTTGTAAAGATGAAAAAGTAGCCGGCCTGCTGCAGGTGGTAGAAAGCTTTAAGGATAAATACATAGCCACCGGACAAAAAACCCCGGTAGCCTACCTCATAAGCGCCCTGAATATCCTGAACGAAGCCGAGATCAACTTCAAAAGCGCCCGCAACAAGCGGCTGCATACCGAACTGGCCATTATAAAACTCACGTACCTGCAACAGGCGCTTGAACTGGCTGCCGGCGGGGACGGCCTTGCTAAAAAAAAAGTAGCTGAGGGAGCCCAGTCGGTAGCTTTTCGTAAGCTGGGAATGGTAGAGCAAAAGAAGGCAGACGGCAAACGGCAAACGGCAGAAACTGTTGCTCCGAAAGCTGAAGTTCCAGTAAAAAAAGAACCGACAATTTATCGCCAGCCCACTGACGAAGCAAAGCTTATTATAGAAGAACCTTCGGTTGGGTATTTGAGTCCGGATGAGGAAGAGTTGAATTATATAAACTCCATGCATTCAGGTGCATCGAACCCGGTTCAGCCTCAACAGTCCGCGAATACAGGTAAAGCGATGCCCAAATTGGGAACTCTGGAATCCATCAGGCAGAAATATGCAGGCAAACAGGCAGGCAATACCAATCCGGCCATTCCCCTTACGCTGGAGCAATTGCAGCAGCATTGGGCCGATTTCTCCCAAAAACTAAAAGATAACAAGAACCCGGCCGCTCAGTCGTTCGATATGGCGCAACTGGTTATTACCAGCGGGAATTCGTTTGAAATTGTTACCAACAACAACCTGGAGCAGAAATTCATCGAGGGTGAGCGCCGCGAATTGTCGGAATTTGTACAGCAAAAGTTCAATAACCGCACGCTGCTGTTTACGATTGTGGTTACCGATAAGCCGGTAGATTTTGTGCCCACAGAAAAGCCCCTCTCAACCAAAGAACAATACATTAAAATTATAGAACAATACCCGCTGGTGAATGAATTGAGGAGCAAGCTGAGGTTAGGGTTTGATTAATGCATTAAATAAACCTGTTGTGCCTGCAACAGGTTTTTAAATTTCCTGAAAATATGCTCATTGATATCGCCCCAACTTTCGGTACTTACCTGTTGCAATTCGTTTAACTCGTTATTGAAGAATTCCCTGTCCGAAAAATAGGTATACGAGCTATTTATGAACTGTTGCACTCTTCCTTTAAACGTGTGTGAATGGTCGAATGCGCCGCTCTCCATCCAGGTCTTTAAGTACACCTTCAACAACGGTTCTTCATTCTTCAACCGCTTAATAATCTCCTGCGCCTCTTCAAGCGTAAGGCCGCCCTGGTATACAGGTTCAAGTCCCTGCAGCATGCCCTGAACATGTTCAAAATATTTGTCGGCCTGTTTGCGCAGGTCAAAATGCTCAATATATCCGTTCTTTATCGCCATAGCTTTGGCCACACTAATTTGCAGGGCGCGGCTATACATAAAACTATAGACTTGTTTATCGGCTGTTTCCAACTGTTGTTTCAATGCATCGAGGTCTTTTTGCAGCATTGACAACACTTCAGCCGCCTGATTGCGTGAATACTTTTCGCCATCAAAATCAAAGCTCTTCACCGCTATCATTTTTTCATCGATGGCTTTTACAACTTCCAAATCTGCTTCGGCCGCCCTGATCCTTTTATGCAATCCTGCATGGTGTGCAGAAAACAGGTTTGCCGGGTCACATTCCGTTTCCGGCTGGGCCGATAGCGCTTCCACATCCAGTATCGTGATCTGTCTTTTTTCGTAAAAATTGTTATATACTTCTGGCAGCGAATAGGTTTCTGCATCCTGCAGTATCAGGCCATCAAAAGCCATAGCATCCAGCGACTGAATATCCTGCGGCAGTTCTACTCCATGGTATACCTTAAGCGTTAATTGTTGTTGCCATTGTTCGGGCTTATTAAACAGGATCCAGGCGCTGTCATCACAACTATCAGCCTGTACACCCAGTTTGGTAAGATGCGCCTCGCGTTCTGTAAGCGCGGGATGCGATGCCCACTGGTCTTTATAGTTAACGCGATTCAGTTGCAGGTTTTCCAGAAAGGATTCATTTACCACGGGCAAATTGTTCTGCAACAACAACTTATAATTGACTGCAATTTGCCGGGTCATGGTTTGTTGGTTAGGATATAAGTTGCTGGTTACCTGCTTTTCTTTATACAGCTCGCCGCATTTTTGAATAACGGCGCTGTAACTGGAACCGGCCAGCTCAATGCGGCGCAAGGCCGAAATACAATTGGCCGATCCGCTTACACTGGCAGCCATGGCATCGGCATGAAATTCCATTTCGCGCGACAGGCTCATATAATTCCGGTTCACCAGTGCATACATTTTTTGCAATACCCATTGAATGCCCATCACCACCCGAACGGTTAACCCAGCAAACAGGGCAAAGTAGTTGCTGGCGCTGGCAAAGTTGTTCAGGGAACGGGAGTAGCCGGTATTTTCATACAGCATGTTGTAAATTACCCGGTTTACATTGTATACAAAGCTGCCCAGCTTCATACTTCGCTGGGAAAAATGACCAAACTCATGCGCTATAATGGCTTTGAATTCACTCAGGTTAACTGCATTCACCAACCCTAAACCAATCTGCAGGTTCTTTTTTACGGGGAAGAACATGCTTAAAAAGCTGGAATCGTAAAAAACACAGGCATTTACTTCGGGCGACAGGTAAACACGTTTGGGAAAACGGGTTTGGGTTTCCTGGCTTAACTGCTTAAGAAAAGCAAACAGTTTGGGGTGATCTTCTTCTTTTATTTCCACTATACCCGACCGGTCGTACCGCGAAACAGAAAACATAAATTTTATCAGGAACACGAATACCATTACCCCCAGGCCAATCAGCCCAATGCCGAGCATGATGGTCATTAACCGGGGCAGGGCAATGATCATATAAATACCGACATACACACAGGCGATGGCCAGCAATACTGACAGGAATATTAATAAAAGGTAAACAACGAAGAACAGGACTACCGATCCCATTACTTTTGATACTTCCTTTTTAAAGGCGGCAGAAGGCGTTGTAATTGTCGCGGGTACATTTACCGGCGAGGCGGGGTAAAATAAGGGCTGGGAAGACATAAAGGTTTGGTTTTGGCGCCCTTAAAAAAACCGAATTATTTCGAATATTTCAATTTGGAGGGTCCTTTTTTATAAAAAACGAAAAAAATTGGTACTCTACCTTTTTCCTAACAGGCTGAATTCCTTATCCGGCAAAAGGCTAAGGGTTAAATTTTCCAATTGAGCATTTTGCTGTAATTTCGGGCACTCAAATCGAAAAAATCAGAATATCAAATAAGAATTTATGGCTGAAGTGATCTTAATGCCCCGCCTGAGCGATACCATGACAGAAGGCGTGATAGCGGCCTGGCATAAAAAGGTAGGCGACAAAGTAAAGAAAGGCGACTTACTGGCTGAGGTGGAAACCGATAAAGCCACCATGGAACTGGAAAGTTATAAAGATGGCACCCTGCTTCACATTGGTACTGAAAAAGGGGGAAAACTACAGGTAAATGATCTGCTGGCCATTATTGGTAACCCAGGTGAAGATATCAGCTCGTTGCTTGGTGGTGGTGGTCAAAAAGCCGCTGCTGCTCCATCTGCCCCGGCGCCTGAAGCACCAAAAGCCGAACAAGCTGCCGCCGCTCAACCAGCCGCTGCCGGTGGCGCTACGCTCGACCTGGCCAATATGCAGGAAGTGATCCTGATGCCTCGCTTAAGCGATACCATGACAGAAGGCGTTATTGCCGCCTGGCATAAAAAAGTGGGCGACAACGTTAAAAAAGGCGACCTGCTGGCTGACGTGGAAACCGACAAGGCTACCATGGAGCTGGAAAGCTATAAAGAAGGAAAATTATTATATATCGGTGCGCAAAAAGGCGATAAAGTTCCTGTTAACGCCCTGCTGTGCATCATTGGCGACGAAAAGAAAGTAAATGTTGACCAGATCGTAGCTGCCGCCAAAGGTGGTGGTTCATCTACTTCTGCCGCCGCTGCTCAAAGCCAGCCACAAGCTGCTTCCCAGCCTGCTGTAACCGCCAGCGCAACAGCCGAAACTGCCGCTCCTGCCGCATCCGGCAGCAATGGCAGAGTGCTCGCTTCACCCCTCGCTAAAAAATTAGCCGCCGATAAAGGCATCGATATTTCCAAAGTTGCCGGTTCCGGCGATGGCGGCCGTATCATTAAACGCGATATTGACAATTATACGCCTGCTGCAGGTGGTGGACAAGCCGCTCAAACAACTGCACAGCCTGGTAAAACTACCGCCCCTGCCGTTGCCGGCCAGGTAAGCTTTGAAGATGTACCGGTTTCGCAAATGCGTAAGGTAATTGCCAAGCGTCTTTCTGAAAGCAAGTTCACTGCACCTGAGTTCTACCTCACCATGGAAATCAACATGGATAAAGCCGTAGAAAGCAGAGCCAAAATAAATGAAATAGCCCCGGTTAAGATTTCGTTCAACGACATGGTGTTAAAAGCCTGCGCTATTGCCCTGAAACAACACCCTAAAGTGAACAGCAGCTGGATGGGCGATAAGATCCGCGTTAACCATCATGTGAACATCGGTGTAGCCGTTGCTGTTGAAGAAGGCTTACTGGTGCCTGTTGTACGTTTTGCCGATCTGAAATCATTATCACAGATTGGAACTGAAGTAAAAGAGTTTGCGAAAAAAGCAAAAGATAAAAAACTGCAACCATCTGATTGGGAAGGCAGCACCTTCACCATCAGCAACCTGGGTATGTTCGGCATTGAAGAATTCACTGCCATCATTAACCCACCAGACGCTTGTATCCTCGCTGTAGGCGCCATTAACCAGGTTCCTATAGTGAAGAATGGTCAGATCGTTGTTGGTAACACCATGAAAGTTACCTTAACCTGCGACCACCGCGTGGTTGACGGAGCTACCGGCGCCGCCTTCCTCCAAACGCTGCAACAGTTGTTGGAAGAGCCGTTGAGAATGCTCGTTTAAGACAAATTACACCTGATTATATGGAAGCCTCACTGTTATGGTGGGGCTTTTTCTTTTATGTGTAGCTTTTGGTGAATTGGCAGAGGGCAGAGATAAAAGGCATACAGCTGCGACGCGGAACAGAGAACTGAGAACTAAGAACTGAGAACTTTGAACTTTGAACTTAAAACTATAAACTTGCTATCACAAAAGCAACAAACCCCAATGAGGCCTGTAATTTACCTGCTATTCGTTATAATAAGCTTTTATTCATGCCAGTCACCTAACGCCAAAGACGGATTGCCGTTTACCAAAGATTCCCTGATGGGCAACTGGATGCTTATACGAGTGACCAATTCCGCAAAAATTGAAAGCGGCGATCAGGATGCGCTGTACGCCTACCGGGATTCAGTAATGGCGCCCTTAAACAAAAGTTTAGAACTGACTGCCTTTAACTTTCAACCCAAAGGCATTGTAACGGTAGATGATGGTAAAATTGAAGAGTCAACCGGCCAGTGGTTTATTAACGACAATAACCAGATCCTGCTTCAATACAGGTATCTTGTTGAACAGGACAAATCCCTGTTTACGATCAAGCATTACTGGCACGACAGCCTGCGGCTGCAAAACCCTATTGGCAAAAACAAGGACACTTTGTTTGTTAACTATATTCTTCAAAAATTAAGGACCAACGACAGCGTCCCCGATCTGTTTGATCCTGCGTTGAACAAATGGCGTACAAAACCAACGCAACCCGAAAGCGATGAGGCTATCAAAGCAAGGCTTAAACAGGTGGTGGATTATTACTCCGGCTATTTTGCCAACATCTCCGGCAACAGGATCCCTTATTTCAATATTGAAAAATTGCTTTGTCCTATCAGGTTCTACAGCGGTGGTATAGGCATGAAGAAATTCAAGGGGGATGATGCCTGGACAAAAGTATATTACGACAGTACCGACGCGCATAAGGCGCATGGAATGCTTGACGCGGCATTTGATAAACTAAAAGGCTATCCCGACCGCGGCGGCAATTTCGCAGCGGAATATGCTGCGGCGCTGAAGATGTTGGTGAATGTTTTATAATGAAAATGCCTCGCTACCCTATCAACCTTCCACTTTATTTCACCTTCTTTTACCTCGTCAACGTGTTAACTTGTCAACGAGTCAACGTGTCAACTCCCAACAAACTAACCTTCCCATCCATGGTAGAAACAACCAACTGCTTTTTACTTAATACCCGAACGGTATTCACCATAGAGTTATCGATCTTATGCGCCCAGATAGTTTTTTGTGTAGCGGGATCAATGGCATACACCACGCCATTGCGCGTACCAAAGAAAACCTGGCCGTCTTTTTCAATCAGCATACTGGGCACGTGTTCGTAACCAAAGCCGGCATTCATTACCCAGGCCGGGTGTTGCTCTGTGCGGCTGGTAGCATAGGCTGCTACGGTATCCTGCATAGTCTTTCCATATACATACTTTCCATCGGCAGAAATGCCTATCGATTCGCGTACGCGTGTTTCACTGTTCTTCCATAAGGTGGTACCAGATACTGCATCGATGGCGTACAACGTGCGGTTTGGACAAACCACATATACCACACTGTCGTGCGCTACGGGAATACAGGCTGCGGGCGAAAAATTAACTACAGTAAAACCAGGATTCCATTGCCAGGCCAGTTGTCCATTGCTTCTGTTTATTGCATACAGATTCTTATCCCAGGCGCCAAAGATCACGTTATTGCCACAAACAAGCGGCGTGCTTACTACCGGTCCCTGCAAGCCTGCAAACTTCCAAAAAGGCGTTCCGTTTGCCAGGTTCAATGCCATAAAATTGTGATCGCTGCCTCCTATGAAAACCGTATCCTTTACAATCACCGGGCAACCTAATACCGAAGCGTTGGTTTTATATTTCCAGATCAGTTGTCCGGTAAGCGAATTCAAACAATATACATAACCATCGCCCGAACCCAATACTACTTTATTGGCGCTCACTGCAGGTGATGAAAAAATAGCGCCGCTGGTTTTATATGTCCATTTCTTTTTACCGGTTTGTTGCACCAGTGCCGTTACCACACCATTCTGATTGCCGAATATTACCAAATTGTTAGTGACTACAGGTGTAGAGATCACATTGGCATCGGAAGAGAATGTCCATTTCGGTTTTACCTGTGCGTATTGTTTGTTGATGGCATAAGAAGGCCGCTCATAATTTCCAAAAGTATCAACCCTATGCAGCATCACCTTTGTCCAGGGTTGCAAAGGTTCGCCACCCGGGCGGCGTTCGGTATATATAATGGAATCTGGTGTTACATCAACCAGGTTATACCCGCCCAGCGGCGCTTTGGCCCGCAGGTTCGAGCGGCCCATTACCCCGGGAATGCCTTCAAAATTCAAAGCATGGTTGTTGTGTCCGTGCCCGCACATGATCATCAGTGTATTGTACTTTTTTAACCGGTCTGTGATTTCATACCAGTTATCCAGGGCGTTATCGATGGGATAGTGATTGCAAAATATAATGGGTTGATTTTTGGGTGTTTTAGCCAGCACACTATCCAGCCAAACAATGGCATTGCGCGGCACATGGCCATCGCTCATGCGCACGTAGGGACCAGAGGCGCACCCGATAAACCGGATACCATTATAATCGAATTTGAATTTATCGTACCCGAAAGTGCTGGTGTAATGATCGCCGCCGCTTTCGCTCCACCCCGCATCGTGGTTACCCGGAATAATGTAGTATTTCGGTTTTAAACTGTCCAGGATCTGTTTGGCTTTCGCCAGCTGGGCATCGGTACCCAGTTCGGTAATATCGCCGGTGATAATCACAAAGGCAATATTGTTCAACTGGTTAATATCCTGGATGGTACGACGGAGATCTTCCTCGGCCGACCCATTGGGCGAACCGATGTGCGTATCACTAATATGAATGTAACGAAAGGGTTTTATCTGTGCCTGGCCTAAAACAGCTCCATGCACTAACATTAAAAAAAAGAATAGCCTTTTCATGGCCGCCAAATTAAGGTAATAATAAAGAGCAAATACCAGCAGAAAACAGCAATAGGATTAAATCCTGATAAAATTGTAATGCTGCTTTGTCATGTTTCCAGCTTCTCAACTACCTATAATGTATAAAGGAAAAATTATGCTGCTCAGCATTACCACCTGGTGGCAACACCTTGAAGCCTTTGAAAAGATCCTTTGGGGAATTGCCTTTACTTTTTCTTCGCTTTACCTGTTACAAAATTTACTTAGCCTTTCCGGAGGCGATACCGGCCATGGCGATGGCCATGCCATGTCTATGTTCAGGCGGTACAAACGCTGTCCCAGCGACCGTGTACTGGTAGTATATGGTAAAGTAGGCCGGTCAAAAGATGGCACCAACGGTAACCTGAGCGCCAAATGTATACACGGTGGCGCGGCTTTCATTTGGCCGGTAATACAGGATTACAAATTCCTCGACCTCACCACTCCTATTTCCATTGAGGTGAATCTTACCAATGCGTTGAGTAAACAAAACATTCGTGTAGATGTGCCTTCCCGTTTTACGGTTGGTATTTCTACCGAACAGGGCGTAATGCAAAACGCCGCCGAATGTTTATTGGTTTTATTACAACCTCAGATCCACGACCTGGCCAAAGACATCATCCTAAACCCAGAAGGAACGCGACGTACAGATTGCCGAAACCCAACGCGACCGCAACTCCATGATAGCTGTTGCAGAAAAAGATAAAGAGATCCTGATCGCTGCGGCTAATAGAGATGAACAAATTGGTAAGGTAGAAGCAGACAGAGATACGCGTATTAAATCGGCAACCGCCAACTCGGTTGCGGTACAGGGAGAAAACCTTGCGAAAATACTGATAGCCGATTCAGAAGCTTCCCGCCGCGAAAGGGAAGCGGAAGCGAGGGGTATGTATGAGATCTTAACCAAACAGGCCGAAGGTTTAGAAAGGATCGTGAAGGCAGCAGGCAATAATCCCAAAGATGTAGTGCTGTTACTCATCTCCGATAAATTACCCGAACTGGTGAAAATGCAAACAGACGCTATCAGGAACATCAGGATAGATAAAATAACGGTTTGGGAAAACG
The Niastella koreensis GR20-10 genome window above contains:
- a CDS encoding efflux RND transporter periplasmic adaptor subunit, with the translated sequence MKRIYLPLTIFLIASAAVVLTSCKSNAKAADVIDEAIAVKVSPVTTTQYAPVLKYSGSMASTAEARLSFKIGGIISKIYVKEGDHITKGQLLATLDLTEINAQVQQAAQGVEKVQRDVTRVKNLYNDTVATLEQVQNANTQLSVAEESLRIARFNQQYAQIRATENGTILKKLMNEGELANPGTPVFQFNGTAGNDWVIRFGVSDKDWAVLKKGEKASVEIDAYPNKTFTGIITEIAQGADVSSGTYEIEVKVLPGTARFAAGLFSTVKLQPTGEQTVTLVPVEALTEATDKTGYVYTVNADGKTVTKNKVTIAFLENNKAAIWSGLDSAHEVITEGVGYLTDRSFVKVIK
- a CDS encoding TolC family protein, which codes for MKRSLSIPAVIGVAGMLFAQASLAQTTILDTYIKKGLETNLALHQKSFDLQKAEVDLKRAKTLFYPQASLNSQYTLASGGRTQDIPIGDLLNNVYSTLNQLTGASKFPQVANQKINFLPNDFHDTRLEVSLPLVNTDIYYNKAIKQELIHTQQVDIEIYKRELVKNIKEAYYQYLQAGKAVDIYNNALKLASENLRVSEKFVQNNVGTKESVMRAKAQVSQVKASLITATNQQLNAAAYFNCLLNENLEAPVTFDTTLLERTNTSIPAALEVTTNREELTKIQSAQKVVGTSMKMNRNYLVPKLNAFYDIGFQGYGFKFNSDQFYQLGGLQFKWDLFKANDNKYKIQQSQLDLDALGNQYKDVQQQLNLQVRMAMNNYRSAIQTLEALNDEVQSAVETYRFAERRFREGQALQIELIDARTQLTSAELNYSLAQLAVLTRAAELERATASYKF
- a CDS encoding TetR/AcrR family transcriptional regulator, with product MGITERKEKQKQEIRKLILDASLKLFMEQGYENVSIRKIADLIEYSPTTVYLYFKDKNEILFNLHEQGFHKMAEYNADLWTIKNPVVRLAKMGEYYIQFGLENPAFYELMFILKAPMEALESLDANCEWKSGDQALGKLKETIRECMDKGLIEKGDVDAVSMAIWSMVHGMVSLAIRDRFEKLVPRDQMVPMMNKSLTWLLNSLDASGKKT
- a CDS encoding DNA polymerase III subunit gamma/tau translates to MDKFIVSARKYRPQTFDTVVGQAHITTTLQNAIKNHHLAHAFLFCGPRGVGKTTCARILAKTINCDKPSAEGEACNECPSCNSFNEGTSLNVFELDAASNNSVEDIRSLVEKVRFAPEPGKHKVYVIDEVHMLSSSAFNAFLKTLEEPPSYAIFILATTEKHKILPTILSRCQIFDFKRITNNDTVEHLEGICKKEAINAEKPALQIIARKSEGCMRDALSILDKIVSFTAGTVTYQNTLEHLNILDADYYFKLIDCMQNQDLAGAMLLYDDIDRKGFEGDMVLNGFSEFIRNLLVCKDEKVAGLLQVVESFKDKYIATGQKTPVAYLISALNILNEAEINFKSARNKRLHTELAIIKLTYLQQALELAAGGDGLAKKKVAEGAQSVAFRKLGMVEQKKADGKRQTAETVAPKAEVPVKKEPTIYRQPTDEAKLIIEEPSVGYLSPDEEELNYINSMHSGASNPVQPQQSANTGKAMPKLGTLESIRQKYAGKQAGNTNPAIPLTLEQLQQHWADFSQKLKDNKNPAAQSFDMAQLVITSGNSFEIVTNNNLEQKFIEGERRELSEFVQQKFNNRTLLFTIVVTDKPVDFVPTEKPLSTKEQYIKIIEQYPLVNELRSKLRLGFD